The following coding sequences are from one Aeromicrobium duanguangcaii window:
- a CDS encoding branched-chain amino acid ABC transporter permease produces MNTPRVIERGTPVHRALVGAGLVLTVAAALWLGGLAPFEIGQVTRVMIFAVAIAGLNLATGYVGLLSVGHSAFFGIGAYTTGILMLEHGWQGWATIPVAFAISLVVGLLVGLPALRIRGLYLAMVTLAFAVAFPELVARFDDLTGGASGMTIPRSAMRPPEWTGLGLGEKYVWLFWLSVIVMALTFYVCWCLSRSRYGMAMAAIRQNEIAASASGVNIAVVKTASFGLSGAITGAAGSLFALYMGSLYAEGSFTLMAGITLLIGLVIGGERTVLGPIAGALAVVYVPYYTADIGSGQSSAVLFAVVLLFVIFVAPAGVVGSLAKLLRRRVVFRDPRPELAAGEASAVPTTAPHPEHPLDSTTTTIERSRS; encoded by the coding sequence GTGAACACCCCCCGAGTCATCGAACGCGGCACCCCCGTCCACCGCGCCCTGGTGGGTGCCGGGCTGGTGCTGACCGTCGCCGCGGCGTTGTGGCTGGGCGGCCTGGCGCCCTTCGAGATCGGCCAGGTCACCCGGGTCATGATCTTCGCGGTCGCCATCGCCGGCCTGAACCTGGCGACGGGCTACGTCGGCCTGCTGTCGGTCGGACACTCGGCCTTCTTCGGCATCGGCGCCTACACGACGGGCATCCTCATGCTCGAGCACGGCTGGCAGGGCTGGGCGACCATCCCGGTCGCGTTCGCCATCAGCCTGGTCGTCGGACTGCTGGTCGGCCTGCCGGCCCTGCGGATCCGCGGTCTGTACCTGGCGATGGTCACGCTGGCCTTCGCCGTGGCCTTCCCCGAGCTGGTCGCCCGGTTCGACGACCTGACCGGTGGCGCGAGCGGCATGACCATCCCGCGCTCGGCCATGCGTCCGCCGGAGTGGACGGGACTGGGCCTGGGCGAGAAGTACGTCTGGCTGTTCTGGCTCTCGGTCATCGTCATGGCCCTGACGTTCTACGTCTGCTGGTGTCTGTCCCGCAGCCGCTACGGCATGGCGATGGCGGCCATCCGCCAGAACGAGATCGCCGCGTCGGCCTCGGGCGTCAACATCGCCGTGGTCAAGACCGCGAGCTTCGGGCTCTCGGGCGCGATCACCGGTGCCGCCGGCTCGCTGTTCGCCCTCTACATGGGCAGTCTCTACGCCGAGGGGTCGTTCACCCTGATGGCCGGCATCACGCTGCTGATCGGCCTGGTCATCGGCGGCGAGCGGACCGTGCTCGGCCCGATCGCCGGCGCCCTGGCCGTCGTCTACGTGCCGTACTACACGGCCGACATCGGCAGCGGCCAGTCGTCCGCGGTCCTGTTCGCGGTCGTCCTGTTGTTCGTCATCTTCGTCGCGCCGGCCGGAGTCGTCGGCTCGCTGGCCAAACTGCTTCGACGCCGGGTCGTCTTCCGGGACCCGCGCCCGGAACTCGCCGCCGGGGAGGCGTCCGCGGTGCCCACAACGGCCCCGCACCCCGAGCATCCGCTCGACAGCACCACCACCACCATCGAAAGGTCCCGTTCATGA
- a CDS encoding carotenoid oxygenase family protein, with translation MDLELVGKLLSTLPEDDDHPYRTGPWRPQTNEWVADDLEVVEGQIPADLDGVYLRNTENPVHPSLKNYHPFDGDGMIHVVGFRDGKAFYRNRMIRTDGYLAEQEAGQSLWAGLAERPQIALREDGWGARRQMKDASSTDVVVHRGVALSTFYQCGDMYRIDPFSAQTLGKESWNGHFPFDWGVSAHPKVDDRTGEMMFFNYSKEAPYMKYGVVDDKNDLVHYVDIPLPGPRLPHDMAFTENYAILNDMPLFWDPEALKQNAHVARWHRDMPARFAVIPRRGQTKDIMWFEAESTYVLHFTNAYEEGDEVVLEGYFQTDPEPADNGTGTKWERAFRFLAQDRMETRLHRWRFNLKTGLTKEERLTDTVSEFGMINGSFGGVKHRYSYSATNKPGWFLFNGLVKHDSLTGAEETFAFEDGVYGSETAMAPRVGSTSEDDGYLVTLISDMNADASYAVVFDAARLSDGPVCKLKLPERISSGTHSTWCAGEELRRWQTEDSAATAVGL, from the coding sequence ATGGATCTGGAACTGGTGGGCAAGCTGCTGTCGACGCTGCCCGAGGACGACGACCACCCCTACCGCACCGGGCCGTGGCGGCCGCAGACCAACGAGTGGGTCGCCGACGACCTGGAAGTCGTCGAGGGGCAGATCCCCGCCGACCTCGACGGCGTCTACCTGCGCAACACCGAGAACCCGGTGCACCCGTCGCTGAAGAACTACCACCCGTTCGACGGTGACGGCATGATCCACGTCGTCGGCTTCCGCGACGGCAAGGCGTTCTACCGCAACCGGATGATCCGCACCGACGGCTACCTCGCCGAGCAGGAGGCCGGCCAGTCCCTGTGGGCCGGCCTGGCCGAGCGACCCCAGATCGCATTGCGCGAGGACGGGTGGGGCGCGCGTCGCCAGATGAAGGACGCGTCCAGCACCGATGTCGTCGTGCACCGCGGCGTCGCGCTGAGCACGTTCTACCAGTGCGGCGACATGTACCGGATCGACCCGTTTTCGGCCCAGACGCTGGGCAAGGAGAGCTGGAACGGGCACTTCCCGTTCGACTGGGGCGTCTCGGCGCACCCGAAGGTCGACGACCGGACCGGCGAGATGATGTTCTTCAACTACAGCAAGGAGGCGCCGTACATGAAGTACGGCGTCGTCGACGACAAGAACGACCTCGTCCACTACGTCGACATCCCGCTGCCGGGCCCGCGTCTGCCGCACGACATGGCGTTCACGGAGAACTACGCGATCCTCAACGACATGCCGCTGTTCTGGGACCCGGAGGCGCTCAAACAGAACGCCCACGTGGCCCGCTGGCACCGCGACATGCCGGCCAGGTTCGCGGTCATCCCGCGCCGTGGTCAGACCAAGGACATCATGTGGTTCGAGGCCGAGTCGACCTACGTCCTGCACTTCACCAACGCCTACGAGGAGGGTGACGAGGTCGTGCTGGAGGGCTACTTCCAGACCGACCCGGAGCCGGCCGACAACGGCACCGGCACGAAGTGGGAGCGGGCGTTCCGCTTCCTGGCGCAGGACCGGATGGAGACCCGCCTGCACCGGTGGCGCTTCAACCTCAAGACCGGCCTGACGAAGGAGGAGCGCCTCACCGACACGGTGTCCGAGTTCGGCATGATCAACGGCTCGTTCGGTGGCGTGAAGCACCGCTACTCCTACTCGGCCACGAACAAGCCCGGCTGGTTCCTGTTCAACGGACTGGTCAAGCACGACTCGTTGACCGGTGCGGAGGAGACGTTCGCCTTCGAGGACGGCGTCTACGGCAGTGAGACCGCGATGGCGCCGCGCGTGGGCTCGACGTCCGAGGACGACGGCTACCTGGTCACCTTGATCTCGGACATGAACGCCGATGCGTCCTACGCCGTGGTGTTCGACGCCGCGCGGCTCTCGGACGGGCCCGTCTGCAAGCTCAAGCTGCCCGAGCGCATCTCCAGCGGGACGCACTCGACGTGGTGTGCCGGCGAGGAGCTGCGCCGCTGGCAGACGGAGGATTCGGCGGCGACCGCCGTCGGCCTCTGA
- a CDS encoding winged helix-turn-helix transcriptional regulator, producing the protein MTEAITDENGASPLGRALILLGDMWTLRIVMWVFNGKRRFQDLRNALEISDPVLSRRLNSLVDEGILEAHEYQRNPPRREYRLTESGLDLWQVLVAMWAWDRRWAGHHHRDAQTRLRHLDCGHHNRPVFGCGACGAIGVGARDVRGTVDDRLLLDSVQRRSRRSPTMPTPIDASGVLGDRWSTFLLSDAFTGTRRFNDFQENLGISPVTLTQRLHLFVEAGMMSREDIAGGKRQEYRLTSKALDFFDVTTTINGWAQRWLTEDGRSGLNLVHIPCENEFVPQFTCNACNGVLSRTNIRFEGPVAEL; encoded by the coding sequence ATGACCGAGGCGATCACCGACGAGAACGGCGCCTCTCCGCTCGGCCGCGCTCTGATCCTGCTCGGCGACATGTGGACCCTGCGGATCGTGATGTGGGTCTTCAACGGCAAGCGCCGCTTCCAGGACCTGCGCAACGCGCTGGAGATCTCCGACCCCGTGCTGTCGCGCCGGCTCAACTCGCTCGTCGACGAGGGCATCCTCGAGGCCCACGAGTACCAGCGGAACCCGCCGCGACGCGAGTACCGGCTCACCGAGTCCGGCCTGGACCTGTGGCAGGTCCTGGTCGCGATGTGGGCGTGGGACCGGCGTTGGGCCGGACACCACCACCGCGACGCCCAGACCCGGCTGCGCCACCTCGACTGCGGCCACCACAACCGGCCCGTGTTCGGCTGCGGCGCCTGCGGCGCCATCGGCGTCGGCGCTCGCGACGTGCGCGGCACGGTCGACGACCGCCTCCTGCTCGACAGCGTCCAGCGCCGCTCCCGGCGCTCCCCCACCATGCCGACCCCGATCGACGCCTCCGGCGTCCTGGGCGACCGGTGGTCGACCTTCCTGCTCTCGGACGCCTTCACCGGCACGCGCCGGTTCAACGACTTCCAGGAGAACCTGGGCATCTCCCCCGTGACCCTCACGCAGCGCCTGCACCTCTTCGTCGAGGCGGGCATGATGTCGCGCGAGGACATCGCCGGCGGCAAGCGTCAGGAGTACCGGCTCACCTCGAAGGCGCTGGACTTCTTCGACGTCACCACGACGATCAACGGCTGGGCCCAGCGCTGGCTGACCGAGGACGGCCGCTCGGGGCTGAACCTCGTGCACATCCCCTGCGAGAACGAGTTCGTGCCGCAGTTCACGTGCAACGCGTGCAACGGCGTGCTGAGCCGCACGAACATCCGGTTCGAGGGCCCGGTCGCCGAGCTGTGA
- a CDS encoding NAD(P)H-dependent flavin oxidoreductase, translated as MTDTLLDRLRLPVVAAPMFLISGPDLVVAACEAGVVGSFPSPNCRTAEELDTWMGTIRDRLAGSPDAAPWALNLVTHRSNARLPEDLALVAEHQPDIVITALGSPLPVMEVVKSYGGTVIADVVNLKLARKAIDAGVDGLACVSAGAGGHTGHLSPFAFISAVREMFDGIVTVGGGVTDGAGIAGAIAAGADLVYMGTRFLVTEESMAQDEYKQMVVDHGPDDLIVSSGVTGTPASWLRPSLIANGYDLDAMVGPAQRDYDSTAGAGARWKDLWAAGQGLQTIRAVEPVATVVDRLESEYRTAGERFAALTLQPR; from the coding sequence ATGACCGACACCCTGCTCGACCGACTCCGCCTGCCCGTCGTGGCGGCGCCCATGTTCCTGATCTCGGGCCCCGATCTCGTCGTCGCGGCCTGCGAGGCCGGCGTCGTGGGCTCCTTCCCCAGCCCCAACTGCCGCACGGCGGAGGAGCTCGACACCTGGATGGGCACGATCCGCGACCGCCTGGCCGGCTCCCCCGACGCCGCGCCGTGGGCGCTGAACCTCGTGACCCACCGCAGCAACGCGCGCCTGCCCGAGGACCTCGCCCTCGTGGCCGAGCACCAGCCCGACATCGTGATCACGGCGCTGGGCTCCCCGCTGCCGGTCATGGAGGTCGTGAAGTCCTACGGCGGCACCGTCATCGCCGACGTCGTGAACCTCAAGCTCGCACGCAAGGCGATCGACGCGGGCGTCGACGGGCTGGCCTGCGTCTCGGCCGGCGCCGGCGGCCACACCGGCCACCTGTCGCCCTTCGCGTTCATCTCCGCCGTGCGCGAGATGTTCGACGGCATCGTCACCGTCGGCGGCGGCGTGACCGACGGAGCCGGCATCGCCGGCGCGATCGCCGCGGGCGCCGACCTGGTCTACATGGGCACGCGGTTCCTCGTCACCGAGGAGAGCATGGCCCAGGACGAGTACAAGCAGATGGTCGTCGACCACGGCCCGGACGACCTGATCGTCAGCTCGGGCGTCACCGGCACCCCCGCGTCGTGGCTGCGACCGAGCCTCATCGCGAACGGGTACGACCTTGACGCGATGGTCGGCCCCGCCCAGCGCGACTACGACTCCACGGCCGGCGCGGGCGCGCGCTGGAAGGACCTGTGGGCCGCCGGCCAGGGCCTGCAGACCATCCGCGCCGTCGAGCCCGTCGCCACGGTCGTCGACCGCCTGGAGTCCGAGTACCGCACCGCCGGCGAGCGCTTCGCCGCGCTGACGCTGCAGCCGCGCTGA
- a CDS encoding ABC transporter ATP-binding protein, with amino-acid sequence MTALLEATGLTAGYGGATVLRDVSVHVDAHEAVVVLGANGAGKSTLLSVLSGQLPFEGSLKIDGRELGKIRPDTVLAAGVSLVPQGRGTLTAMSVLDNLRVGAVTRRDKAGIEEDVERWFSVFPRLAERSDQIAGTLSGGEQQMLAIARALMSRPRLLMCDEVSLGLAPVIVQNLFDTLRDINRESGTALLMVEQNAELALDIAARVYLLEVGEVSASGTAEAFRADDSIRAAYLGY; translated from the coding sequence ATGACCGCGCTGCTGGAGGCCACCGGCCTCACCGCCGGATACGGCGGAGCCACCGTGCTGCGCGACGTGTCCGTCCACGTCGACGCCCATGAGGCCGTCGTCGTGCTCGGCGCCAACGGCGCCGGCAAGTCGACCCTGCTCAGCGTGCTCTCGGGGCAGCTGCCCTTCGAGGGCTCGCTCAAGATCGACGGCCGGGAGCTCGGCAAGATCCGGCCCGACACCGTCCTGGCCGCGGGCGTCAGCCTCGTCCCGCAGGGCCGCGGCACCCTGACCGCCATGTCCGTGCTGGACAACCTGCGCGTCGGCGCGGTCACCCGTCGCGACAAGGCCGGGATCGAGGAGGACGTCGAGCGCTGGTTCTCGGTCTTCCCTCGACTGGCCGAGCGCAGCGACCAGATCGCCGGCACCCTCTCCGGCGGTGAGCAGCAGATGCTCGCCATCGCCCGCGCCCTGATGAGCCGTCCGCGGCTGCTGATGTGCGACGAGGTCAGCCTCGGCCTGGCGCCGGTGATCGTGCAGAACCTGTTCGACACGCTGCGCGACATCAACCGCGAGTCGGGCACGGCCCTGCTGATGGTCGAGCAGAACGCCGAGCTCGCCCTGGACATCGCCGCACGCGTCTACCTGCTCGAGGTCGGCGAGGTGAGCGCCAGCGGAACGGCCGAGGCGTTCCGCGCCGACGACAGCATCCGTGCTGCCTACCTGGGCTACTGA
- a CDS encoding VOC family protein, which translates to MEPLRLRQVVLITDDLDTARKEAIAAFGFPGSVRDEEGMASLGFIHDVFSFADTFIEIVAPISPDSPHGRQVAANGPSGFMIATQVLDLDLVVERAAEQGLAPLMHQEYDGHMISQWHPKALGTLTEIDQVDPFESWHFAPQVFAQSATDVAVDIAGATLAVPDPAAVASTWAALTGAPVEQDHTVRMGPESLSLVPSGDGPRGLVAVDVVAADPQQVGRVVELCGVPFRFVSPESQEQS; encoded by the coding sequence ATGGAACCACTGCGTCTGCGTCAGGTCGTCCTCATCACGGACGACCTCGACACCGCCCGGAAGGAGGCGATCGCCGCCTTCGGATTCCCCGGCAGCGTCCGCGACGAGGAGGGGATGGCCTCGCTGGGCTTCATCCACGACGTGTTCAGCTTCGCCGACACGTTCATCGAGATCGTGGCGCCGATCTCGCCGGACTCGCCGCACGGGCGCCAGGTCGCCGCGAACGGCCCGAGCGGCTTCATGATCGCGACGCAGGTCCTCGATCTCGACCTGGTCGTCGAGCGGGCCGCCGAGCAGGGGCTCGCGCCGCTGATGCACCAGGAGTACGACGGCCACATGATCTCGCAGTGGCACCCCAAGGCACTGGGCACGCTCACCGAGATCGACCAGGTCGACCCGTTCGAGAGCTGGCACTTCGCCCCACAGGTGTTCGCCCAGTCGGCCACGGACGTGGCCGTCGACATCGCGGGCGCCACCCTGGCCGTCCCCGACCCGGCCGCCGTGGCCTCGACGTGGGCCGCCCTCACCGGTGCTCCCGTCGAGCAGGACCACACCGTCAGGATGGGCCCGGAGTCACTGTCACTGGTGCCGTCCGGCGACGGCCCGCGCGGTCTGGTCGCCGTCGACGTCGTCGCGGCCGACCCGCAGCAGGTGGGCCGGGTCGTCGAGCTGTGCGGCGTTCCCTTCCGTTTCGTCTCCCCCGAGTCCCAGGAGCAGTCATGA
- a CDS encoding branched-chain amino acid ABC transporter permease, translating into MDILLSRVFAGATNGSVYILIALCLVIVFRSSSTINFAQGEFALFTAYITWWLTERGLNPWVAIVPAIIIGFLMGAAAERWLIRPVAKRDETAVLIVALALFTGLNGLDGWIWGSDDKPFPRMLPSGENDFVMIAGARLYYDSIAIWAITAAIVFGLYLFFKYTTMGLQMRAVATNRQSAALSGVKVGRVLTLSWGLSSAIGAFAGALLIPLVPPGQLGLNGMFHVLIFATAAALLGGLDSVKGAVVGGLGLGIGLALVNGYATFLGGSMSLTVALVVIVVILLVRPTGLFGARRLERV; encoded by the coding sequence ATGGACATCCTGCTTTCCCGCGTCTTCGCCGGCGCCACCAACGGCTCGGTCTACATCCTGATCGCGCTGTGCCTGGTCATCGTCTTCCGCAGTTCGTCGACGATCAACTTCGCCCAGGGCGAGTTCGCCCTCTTCACCGCCTACATCACGTGGTGGCTGACCGAGCGGGGCCTGAACCCGTGGGTCGCCATCGTCCCGGCGATCATCATCGGCTTCCTCATGGGCGCCGCCGCCGAGCGCTGGCTCATCCGGCCGGTCGCCAAACGTGACGAGACAGCCGTGCTCATCGTGGCGCTGGCCCTCTTCACCGGGCTCAACGGCCTCGACGGCTGGATCTGGGGCTCGGACGACAAGCCCTTCCCGCGCATGCTGCCCAGCGGCGAGAACGACTTCGTCATGATCGCCGGAGCGCGGCTCTACTACGACTCGATCGCGATCTGGGCTATCACCGCGGCGATCGTCTTCGGCCTGTACCTGTTCTTCAAGTACACGACCATGGGCCTGCAGATGCGGGCCGTCGCGACGAACCGGCAGTCCGCCGCCCTCTCGGGCGTCAAGGTCGGCCGGGTGCTCACCCTCTCGTGGGGCCTGTCGAGCGCGATCGGCGCGTTCGCCGGAGCCCTGCTCATCCCGCTGGTCCCGCCGGGCCAGCTCGGTCTGAACGGCATGTTCCACGTCCTCATCTTCGCGACGGCCGCCGCCCTGCTGGGCGGGCTGGACAGCGTGAAGGGCGCGGTCGTGGGCGGTCTCGGGCTGGGCATCGGCCTGGCGCTGGTCAACGGCTACGCGACCTTCCTGGGCGGCTCGATGTCGCTCACCGTCGCCCTGGTCGTGATCGTGGTCATCTTGCTGGTCCGCCCCACCGGTCTGTTCGGGGCCCGACGTCTGGAGCGCGTGTGA
- a CDS encoding enoyl-CoA hydratase/isomerase family protein: MTSPHVHYEVADGIATITIDRPEKRNALNYAMYDAIRDHTAEADADPDVRAIILTGVPGQFCAGTDLTELRDVEPGTKPEDREGHTDGRHWYFWESSTPVIVAVDGPAAGLGVELSTQADFRIASTRAKFSWIFVQRGLIPDTGAGTWLLPDLVGPQQAKRLVFSGEFIDAEEAQRIGFVMDVVEPENLLAAARELAAKISTGSPFAISRAKSLLNWSSSRTRDEHLEQHIAALTQCQLSDDHKEGVAAFLERRPAVFTGR, encoded by the coding sequence ATGACCAGCCCTCACGTCCACTACGAGGTCGCGGACGGCATCGCGACGATCACGATCGACCGCCCCGAGAAGCGCAACGCGCTGAACTACGCGATGTACGACGCGATCCGTGACCACACGGCCGAGGCCGACGCGGACCCCGACGTGCGGGCGATCATCCTGACCGGCGTGCCGGGGCAGTTCTGTGCCGGCACCGACCTGACCGAGCTGCGTGACGTCGAGCCCGGGACGAAGCCCGAGGATCGCGAGGGGCACACGGACGGCCGCCACTGGTACTTCTGGGAATCGTCGACGCCGGTCATCGTGGCCGTCGACGGTCCAGCGGCCGGCCTCGGTGTCGAGCTCTCGACCCAAGCGGACTTCCGGATCGCGTCCACCCGCGCGAAGTTCTCGTGGATCTTCGTCCAGCGCGGCCTGATCCCCGACACGGGCGCGGGCACCTGGCTGCTGCCGGACCTCGTCGGCCCGCAGCAGGCGAAGCGGCTGGTGTTCTCGGGCGAGTTCATCGACGCCGAGGAGGCGCAGCGCATCGGCTTCGTCATGGACGTCGTCGAGCCGGAGAACCTGCTGGCGGCCGCCCGCGAGCTGGCGGCCAAGATCTCGACCGGCTCGCCGTTCGCGATCTCGCGCGCGAAGTCGCTGCTGAACTGGTCATCGTCGCGCACGCGCGACGAGCACCTGGAGCAGCACATCGCGGCGTTGACGCAGTGCCAGCTGTCCGACGACCACAAGGAGGGCGTGGCCGCGTTCCTCGAGCGGCGTCCCGCCGTCTTCACCGGCCGCTGA
- a CDS encoding ABC transporter ATP-binding protein: MLHVSDVVLRFGGVTALDRVGFEVAEGEICGLIGPNGAGKTSLFNCVTRVYQPDEGTIRYGDVDLLGLRRHQVIRAGVARTFQNLALWPEMTVLQNTVLGAHGTRTPHLLPSLVGWPGSRRVTREIERDAWALLERLDLVEFAHQPAAGLPFGTLKRVELARALISRPSLLLLDEPAGGLTHSEVADLGDLIRSLRDEMGFSVLLVEHHMGLVMGVCDHVVAMDFGRTIADGLPAEVQRHPEVIAAYLGRSA, translated from the coding sequence ATGCTTCACGTTTCGGACGTTGTTCTCCGCTTCGGTGGGGTGACCGCGCTCGACCGGGTGGGGTTCGAGGTGGCTGAAGGTGAGATCTGCGGACTCATCGGGCCGAACGGGGCCGGCAAGACCTCCCTGTTCAACTGCGTCACCCGCGTCTACCAGCCCGACGAGGGCACGATCCGCTACGGCGACGTCGACCTGCTGGGTCTGCGTCGCCACCAGGTGATCCGTGCCGGTGTCGCGCGCACCTTCCAGAACCTCGCCCTCTGGCCCGAGATGACCGTCCTGCAGAACACGGTCCTGGGCGCCCACGGCACCCGGACGCCGCACCTGCTGCCCTCGCTCGTCGGCTGGCCCGGCTCGCGTCGCGTCACGCGCGAGATCGAGCGCGACGCCTGGGCCCTGCTCGAGCGCCTCGACCTGGTCGAGTTCGCCCACCAGCCGGCCGCCGGCCTGCCCTTCGGCACGCTCAAGCGCGTCGAGCTGGCCCGCGCCCTGATCAGCCGCCCGTCCCTGTTGCTGCTGGACGAGCCCGCCGGTGGTCTCACGCACTCCGAGGTGGCCGACCTCGGCGACCTGATCCGCTCCCTGCGCGACGAGATGGGCTTCAGCGTCCTGCTCGTCGAACACCACATGGGACTGGTCATGGGCGTGTGCGACCACGTCGTCGCCATGGACTTCGGGCGCACGATCGCCGACGGCCTCCCCGCGGAGGTCCAGCGTCACCCCGAAGTCATCGCCGCCTACCTGGGGAGGTCCGCATGA
- a CDS encoding class I adenylate-forming enzyme family protein yields MELFDQQQRRAFEEQGWWTGRTWSALVSQAVRATPDALALVDPINRATVMAGEPRSLTWAEVDVEVRRIAAALYGLGVRRGDVVGVQLPNVVELPLTLLAAARLGAVTCPFPIQYRSHELVRMCELAGVGVFISTTSALGRDLAADVADFRADVPGLRAVAAYGQPERDPRLASLTRADDDARAEADAYAAGLQLGSADAVTIVWTSGTEGFPKGVPRAYGDWEVLGTACVQSPRLTADDVLLNPFPMVNGGGLAGMFVPWLLTGCTLVQHHPFDLDLFCEQIERHHVTYTCAPPPVLNAVVSGTGPDRDLSSLRVVSSGSAPLAGWMIDAWENGRGVEVLNLFGSNEGGMLFAEPETVPDPAQRGRLFPRYGRPGLAYRTDLAPAMSARLVDLADGSEIDTPGHPGELRLKGPAIFSGYLGRGREGFDEDGWFCTGDVFEISAENEDLLVHVDRAKDLIIRGGYKISAAEIESIVTADPRISEAAAVALPDPDLGERLCLFVVPSGDEPIGLDEVVAIVRAADVAKFKWPERLEVVSALPRNPVGKVLKRQLRDRLSATTTGDN; encoded by the coding sequence ATGGAACTGTTCGATCAGCAGCAGCGACGGGCGTTCGAGGAGCAGGGCTGGTGGACTGGCCGCACCTGGTCCGCGCTGGTGTCGCAGGCCGTTCGGGCCACTCCCGACGCGTTGGCGCTCGTCGACCCGATCAACCGGGCGACGGTCATGGCGGGGGAGCCCCGGAGCCTCACCTGGGCCGAGGTCGACGTCGAGGTCCGACGGATCGCCGCCGCCCTGTACGGACTCGGTGTGCGCCGGGGCGACGTGGTGGGCGTGCAGCTGCCCAACGTCGTCGAGCTGCCGCTGACCCTCCTGGCCGCGGCGCGCCTCGGGGCCGTCACGTGCCCCTTCCCGATCCAGTACCGCAGTCACGAGCTGGTCCGCATGTGCGAGCTGGCCGGGGTCGGGGTCTTCATCTCGACGACGTCCGCGCTCGGGCGCGACCTCGCGGCCGACGTCGCGGACTTCCGCGCCGACGTCCCCGGCCTGCGGGCGGTCGCCGCGTACGGACAGCCCGAGCGGGACCCGCGGCTGGCGTCGCTGACGCGGGCCGACGACGACGCGCGCGCCGAGGCCGACGCGTACGCGGCCGGGCTGCAGCTGGGCTCCGCGGACGCCGTCACCATCGTCTGGACGTCCGGCACCGAGGGCTTCCCCAAGGGAGTGCCCCGGGCCTACGGCGACTGGGAGGTTCTGGGCACGGCATGTGTGCAGTCGCCCCGGCTGACCGCCGACGACGTGCTGCTGAACCCGTTCCCGATGGTCAACGGCGGCGGCCTCGCCGGCATGTTCGTGCCGTGGCTGCTCACGGGGTGCACGCTCGTGCAGCACCACCCGTTCGACCTCGACCTGTTCTGTGAGCAGATCGAGCGCCACCACGTCACCTACACCTGTGCTCCGCCGCCGGTGCTCAACGCGGTCGTCTCGGGCACCGGCCCCGACCGCGACCTGTCGTCGCTGCGCGTGGTGTCGTCCGGCTCGGCGCCGCTGGCCGGCTGGATGATCGACGCCTGGGAGAACGGCCGCGGGGTCGAGGTGCTCAACCTGTTCGGGTCGAACGAGGGCGGCATGCTCTTCGCCGAGCCCGAGACGGTGCCCGACCCGGCACAGCGCGGCCGGCTGTTCCCGCGGTACGGCCGGCCCGGTCTGGCCTATCGCACCGACCTGGCCCCGGCGATGTCCGCGCGCCTGGTCGACCTGGCCGACGGCTCGGAGATCGACACGCCGGGTCACCCGGGCGAGCTGCGACTCAAGGGGCCGGCGATCTTCTCGGGCTACCTCGGCCGCGGTCGCGAGGGCTTCGACGAGGACGGCTGGTTCTGCACCGGTGACGTCTTCGAGATCAGCGCCGAGAACGAGGATCTCCTGGTCCACGTCGACCGCGCGAAGGACCTGATCATCCGCGGCGGCTACAAGATCTCCGCCGCCGAGATCGAGTCCATCGTCACGGCCGATCCGCGCATCAGCGAGGCCGCCGCCGTCGCCCTTCCGGATCCGGACCTGGGCGAGCGGCTGTGCCTGTTCGTCGTCCCGTCCGGGGACGAGCCGATCGGCCTCGACGAGGTTGTCGCGATCGTCCGCGCCGCGGACGTCGCGAAGTTCAAATGGCCGGAGCGACTCGAGGTCGTCAGCGCGCTGCCGCGCAATCCGGTGGGCAAGGTGCTCAAGCGTCAGCTGCGTGACCGGCTGAGCGCAACCACGACAGGAGACAACTGA